In the genome of Triticum urartu cultivar G1812 chromosome 5, Tu2.1, whole genome shotgun sequence, one region contains:
- the LOC125508032 gene encoding pentatricopeptide repeat-containing protein At3g29230, whose product MSTAASALRPAPRWGAPSQRRLVEQHLASLPHGLQRLHHVQELHAQLLKHGIHLDPLTASKLISSYALQRRLPASRRIFASFPNPHATTFLPNTLLRAYALNALPHAAVSVFSAMPQRDSFTYSFLIKALSSAGLTPLRAVHSHVVKLGSIEDTYVGNALIDAYSKNGGFLDASKVFEEMPSRDTVSWNSAMAAMVRQGDVVSARRMFDEMPEKDTVSWNTVLDGYTKAGKMEEAFELFQCMPERNVVSWSTVVSGYCKKGDMEMARVIFDKMPTKNLVTWTIMVSACAQNGLVEEAGRLFTQMKEAGVELDVAAVVSILAACAESGSLALGKRIHRYVRTRQLGRSTHVCNAMIDMFCKCGCVNRADYVFDTEIAEKDSVSWNTIIGGFAMHGHGDKALDFFAQMKLQGFRPDAVTMINVLSACTHMGFVEEGRRYFNNMERDYGIVPQIEHYGCMIDLLGRGGLIEEAVDLIKSMPWDPNEVIWGSLLSACRLHKNVEYAEIAVNELSKLQPSNAGNYAVLSNIYAEAGQWSDMAKARMQMKGTGSQKSAGSSWIELDEAFHEFTVGDRKHSDSDQISEMVDRLSSHVKDVGCLPTAHELLVQ is encoded by the coding sequence ATGTCCACCGCTGCCTCTGCGCTCCGCCCGGCGCCACGGTGGGGTGCGCCGTCGCAGCGCCGGCTCGTGGAGCAGCACCTGGCGTCACTGCCCCACGGCCTCCAGCGCCTCCACCACGTGCAGGAGCTCCACGCGCAGCTCCTCAAGCACGGTATCCACCTCGACCCGCTCACCGCCTCCAAGCTTATCTCCTCATACGCGCTCCAGCGCCGCCTCCCGGCCTCCCGCCGCATCTTCGCCTCCTTCCCCAATCCTCACGCCACCACCTTCCTCCCGAACACCCTTCTCCGCGCCTACGCGCTCAATGCCCTGCCCCACGCTGCGGTCTCTGTCTTCTCCGCCATGCCCCAGCGGGACAGCTTCACCTACTCCTTCCTCATCAAGGCGCTCTCCTCAGCGGGCTTGACCCCCCTCAGGGCGGTGCACTCCCACGTCGTTAAACTCGGGTCCATCGAGGACACCTATGTCGGGAACGCGCTGATCGACGCCTACTCCAAGAACGGCGGGTTTTTGGACGCCAGCAAGGTGTTCGAGGAAATGCCTAGCCGGGATACCGTGTCCTGGAACTCGGCCATGGCTGCGATGGTGCGACAGGGCGATGTGGTAAGTGCGAGGAGGATGTTTGACGAGATGCCGGAGAAGGACACGGTAAGCTGGAACACCGTGCTAGATGGGTACACCAAGGCTGGGAAGATGGAGGAAGCGTTCGAGCTGTTTCAGTGCATGCCAGAGAGGAATGTGGTGTCGTGGTCGACGGTGGTGTCTGGTTACTGTAAGAAGGGTGACATGGAGATGGCTCGAGTGATCTTTGATAAGATGCCAACGAAGAACTTGGTAACATGGACGATAATGGTCTCGGCATGTGCCCAGAATGGGCTTGTTGAGGAGGCTGGACGGTTGTTTACTCAGATGAAGGAAGCTGGTGTGGAACTTGATGTGGCTGCGGTTGTGAGTATCTTGGCTGCATGTGCAGAGTCAGGCTCGCTTGCTCTTGGGAAGAGGATTCACCGGTACGTGCGGACAAGGCAACTGGGGAGGTCGACCCATGTGTGCAATGCAATGATTGACATGTTTTGCAAGTGTGGATGTGTAAACCGGGCTGATTATGTCTTTGACACTGAAATAGCTGAGAAGGATTCAGTGTCATGGAACACCATAATTGGGGGATTTGCGATGCATGGGCATGGAGACAAGGCGCTGGATTTCTTTGCCCAAATGAAGCTACAAGGGTTCCGTCCTGATGCTGTGACAATGATCAACGTTCTTAGTGCATGCACACACATGGGGTTTGTGGAAGAGGGACGCCGGTATTTCAACAATATGGAGAGGGACTATGGCATTGTGCCACAGATAGAGCATTATGGCTGCATGATTGACCTTCTTGGTCGTGGAGGGCTCATCGAGGAGGCTGTTGACCTGATAAAAAGCATGCCTTGGGATCCTAATGAGGTAATATGGGGGTCCCTTCTCAGTGCATGCCGACTGCACAAGAACGTGGAGTATGCAGAAATTGCAGTGAACGAGCTCAGTAAGCTGCAGCCCTCCAATGCAGGGAACTATGCTGTCCTTTCAAACATCTATGCAGAGGCTGGGCAGTGGAGTGACATGGCAAAGGCAAGGATGCAAATGAAAGGAACCGGGTCTCAGAAGTCAGCAGGATCAAGTTGGATTGAACTTGATGAGGCATTCCATGAGTTCACGGTGGGGGACAGAAAACACTCAGACTCGGACCAGATATCCGAGATGGTTGATAGGCTGAGTTCACATGTTAAGGATGTTGGCTGCCTTCCAACAGCTCATGAGCTGCTTGTGCAGTGA